Within Runella rosea, the genomic segment AATCTACGGCGATTTTGTGCTGGAACTGGACGTGAAAGTGGAGGCGGGGCTAAACTCAGGCATCCAAATCAGAAGTATCAGTGACCCTGCCGTTATGGAGGGTAAAGTACATGGCTATCAGGTCGAAATCGACCCCGGCGACCGAGCTTGGTCGGGAGGGATTTTCGACGAAGGGCGCAACGGTTGGTTGTATCCATTGTCTGTAAATCCCAAAGGACAAAAGGCATTTAAACTTGGTCAATGGAATAAATACCATATCGAAGCCATCGGCAATAGCCTTAAAACCTGGATAAACGGTATTCCATGTACCAATCTTCTCGACCCTCAAACCGCTCGCGGGTTTATCGCTTTGCAGGTACATCAAATCAAGAAAGAAGAGCAGGTAGGACTGACGGTTCAATGGAAAAACATCAGAATCGCCACCGACAACTTGAAAGACGTTGTGTTTAAAGGAGAAGAAGCGCCTGAAATCAGCTATTTGATCAATCAATTGTCGGAAAATGAAGCAAGAAAAGGCTGGCGTTTGCTTTGGGATGGTAAAACCACTAATGGCTGGCGATTGGCAAATTATGATACATTTCCAACGGTAGGCTGGGCTATTCAAGATGGAGTTTTGAAAGTGCTTGGCACTAAAAAAGATACGCTAGTCAAAAGCGGAGACATTATTACGGACAAAGAATTTTCAAACTTTGAACTCGAAATGGATTTTAAACTCACGACGGGGGCCAACAGCGGGCTGAAATATTTTGTGGTAGAAGACCGTAAAAAAAGAGCGGGTACGGGCCTAGGACCCGAGTTTCAAATTCTTGACGACAAAGAGCATCCCGATGCCAAAGCAGGGGTGGGTGGCAACCGTACCACAGCTTCTTTGTATGACCTTATCACGGCCGAAAATTTATCGGAAGGCAGTACCGCAAAACGGATGAATCCGCCGGGGAAATGGAATAAATTGCGGGTGGTGGTCAAGGGTGGGCACGTCGAACATTGGCTCAATAACCTCAAAATGGTGGAATATGACCGCTATTCGCAGATTTTCCGCAATCTAGTGGCCAAAAGTAAATACAACACCTACCCGAATTTT encodes:
- a CDS encoding 3-keto-disaccharide hydrolase, giving the protein MKFIFSICAITLLNLNSFAQWKDLFNGKDLKGWVKKNGNAEYKIVNNTIVGVSQLNTPNSFLCTEQIYGDFVLELDVKVEAGLNSGIQIRSISDPAVMEGKVHGYQVEIDPGDRAWSGGIFDEGRNGWLYPLSVNPKGQKAFKLGQWNKYHIEAIGNSLKTWINGIPCTNLLDPQTARGFIALQVHQIKKEEQVGLTVQWKNIRIATDNLKDVVFKGEEAPEISYLINQLSENEARKGWRLLWDGKTTNGWRLANYDTFPTVGWAIQDGVLKVLGTKKDTLVKSGDIITDKEFSNFELEMDFKLTTGANSGLKYFVVEDRKKRAGTGLGPEFQILDDKEHPDAKAGVGGNRTTASLYDLITAENLSEGSTAKRMNPPGKWNKLRVVVKGGHVEHWLNNLKMVEYDRYSQIFRNLVAKSKYNTYPNFAQAVAGHILLQDHGDEVHFRSIKIREF